One segment of Amycolatopsis alba DSM 44262 DNA contains the following:
- a CDS encoding YbaB/EbfC family nucleoid-associated protein produces the protein MADWLEEQLHQAMVTLRDQRDRIESAKADLASRTSSATSMDRMVTVTMNAQNSVVGLKFNTTKYRSMPPEQLARTLLDVLETARLQMANTAVEVFGPLMDQRDDLRAAMTGGTEVDKAFSALWKEAPSDVFGRGRD, from the coding sequence ATGGCCGACTGGCTGGAGGAGCAACTTCACCAGGCTATGGTCACGCTGAGGGATCAGCGTGACCGGATCGAGTCCGCGAAGGCGGATCTCGCTTCCCGGACGTCTTCGGCGACCTCGATGGATCGCATGGTCACGGTGACCATGAACGCGCAGAACTCCGTGGTGGGACTGAAGTTCAACACCACGAAGTACCGGTCCATGCCGCCGGAACAGCTCGCGCGGACGCTGCTCGACGTGCTCGAAACCGCCCGGCTGCAGATGGCGAACACCGCCGTCGAGGTCTTCGGGCCGCTCATGGACCAGCGCGACGACCTCCGTGCGGCGATGACGGGCGGCACCGAAGTCGACAAGGCGTTCTCGGCCCTGTGGAAAGAGGCGCCCTCGGACGTCTTCGGCAGGGGAAGGGACTGA